TCATTGGAGCTAAccaatttatagtttttattttttgtgtgttccATTCCTAAACcaatcatgaaatattttccatcaGACCTCAACAACATACAATCAGTTAATAAATTGTATTGAGTATTTTATACAGATAACACGTTATAAATGATTATGATAGCATTACTACTGTGAAGATGTATTGCTCTCATTGCTGTATAAAAATTCACCTGTTCTATTTATGATTATCAATGAATAgaatttatttattgtaaccttTTTTGTGCAGATAATGCAGTTGTTAAAGACCTTTTGACCATGCTTGTTAAATATAAAGGATCGGGTAAGTTTTATAAACGATTATTTTTAATGAGTTGGCctcaaataaagaaaatgatgaagattttaaaagttttaaggaATTTGAAAACATGCTCTACTTGCCTCTGTGCTTTTCCATTTTCAGTCATATCCTATACTACTCAAGCAAATTGGGTTcattttgttgtttgttctatacCAACAGTTTGATAGATTTGCAGGGATTATTTCAGCATTCTTCATCAAAAGTCTTCTAAGTTTATTATTAGCCTCATTCATTCATAACAAACCAATATAACTTGATTGTTACTAGAAATTAACTAATTTTAGACACTAAAGCTATATTCAGAGGAATAATACtgttaaattaaaatttcaatcgTACTACTATGGCAATGATTTTAAGTCACCTTTTGAGTTAGAAATAAGAAACAATAAAACGGATTTTCTTCATTGGCCTTCCTAGAAAATCTGTTGCAACTATTCCCGGTCGAGTTATTAGATTGGAACATCGTAATACTACTGTCACTTTAATGCACGCTCATGAATTATATAAATGGTCTTTTGATACACGTACGTGTAAAATGAAATATTCAGAAAGGCCGTGTATAAAACAATTGGTGTTAAATCTTGATCCCTATATTCCAACAGATTTTATAAATACCAGAAATTGGAGATATATTACTGCCATTACTGCATCCTTATCGTCTATCAAGACAATTAATGCCAAAGAAATTTTGAAGTTCGATAAAGTTTGGACAAACAATGGAAATCACTATGATCCGAACACGGGTATATTCCAAGCTCCAAGAGAAGGACTGTATCATAATATCTACTACAGTAGTGTCAGTAAAAGGAAAAACAGTTTATGCTCATATATGGCAGAACGAGACCAAGACAGTTGGAATGTATCCTGATATTGGCTATAATGAAGCTACCGCTAATATTGTGTTACATCTAAAGGAAGGGGACAAAATAACAGTAAGAGGCGGTGGTAATCGTTCTTATCTTTACAGCAGTGAGGGCCACTACATAATGTTCTCTGCCTATCTGATAGCATAATAAATGCCATTTGAATAAGCAatacaattaattgttttgttttccttATGCAAACAGTTATGCGTGTCTTACAGGATGCATTTTGCACACagttatattgtttaaaaagaatATCTCTTGAtatattatgatatttttaaGTTCTTGTTTTTTGTTAGCTTTGTACATTCAAACAAAATCTCAGAAAACTTTAGGCAAAGTCTTTTTAAACATCACAATCCAGTATATCCATGATAACCTCTAACAGGAACTATAAACAACAGTTATATAAGTAGGggtttaagctagctataaaactagctTCCCtcgaaaatgccagtaccaagtcaggaatatgagagttgaTTTGCATCGTTCCATTGGTTAATATAGTTCAACGTATGATTTTGTCAGGTTTTAAACACCTctcttttttaatttacttcCGAGCTAGGTATTTGTGTTAATACTTTTCTGTTACATTTAGTATCCGAGAAATGAACTAAACAGCAATACGTAACACTGgtaaaataaatcatgaaaaagaggtcaatgCCAGATAAACCATatgtatatctcccaattgatacgatattcccgtgcttgcatttcctatcatgattttctcgatagagggttactgctaacaaggaagctatttaaccagagagttccgaatggtgaagttgaaatcatcccttcgtaaattttacggacgccatcacgagttggttgaccgttatggaataccgtttcacaaatgatattggatatgttccttacgtcgtaactacaatccccttccctttcatgaatgtgacctaccgaattagactatttacgcgatttgtaatcacataagcaacacgacgggtgccacatgtggagcaggatctgcttacccttccggagcacctgagatcaccctagtttttggtggggttcgtgttgtttattctttagttttctatgttgtgtcatgtgtactattgtttttctgtttgtctttttcatttttagccatggcgttgtcagtttgttttagatttatgagtttgactgtccctttgtatctttcgtccctcttttagaacaTATACATGCACTGTAATACCTTTCAATTATACTCGAAATATAGTTGAAAAAattgtatttggcacaattttttagaattttggatccttaatgctcttcaactttgtacttgtttggctttataactactttgatatgagcgtcactgatgaaacttatatagaagaaacgcgcgtctggcgtacgaAATTATACTCCTGGAACCTCTGATAACTATTATGATATCTGAGAAACGgacaaaaccacaaaaacttaacacagtCATTTGAACCTTGAAAATGCACTTAAGGTCAGAGTTATCTAAACAGATACCCATGTATACCTTATAATTATCCAagtatacaccaaatatagttggccAGTATCTTATAAATATCTCAAATAGTTAGTTTCGATGTATGTTGACGTttatgttgcacttcagtgttcctgttgtttgatattctcttatagttgatgtgtttccctcgattatagtttgtaacccggatttgatttctctcaatcgatttatgacttttgaacaacagAATACTACTGTTGATTTTGTTCATTATATATGAGAAATTAACCAAATCACAAGATTATAAAATTGACCAATAATTCTTTAAAATGAGATCAAGGTTACGTCTAACCTGTTAGAATGTCTGTGATTTAATCATAATAATCATTCTGTATATTTGACCTACTTCTCTTAGTATGTCTGCGATACGGGCTAACCATTCATATTTTAACTTTGCCATAAAAAAAGGATCTGTACAGGTTCGGTTTTAGTTCAAAAATGTTaacaataatgttataaaaaatccgAAACCATGATATATCTGATATtacgagaaaaaaaaaagtacaataagACTGAATGAAATTGTATTATTCAAACCGTATACAGTAAGATTGTCTAATCATTTGATGAGGCTgaaatttcaaagtttatatcaaataaaagtaCCTGTTAAATTTGGCAGACATGATTGGTTTATAGgttcgagaccacaattgtcgtcccttgattttttcgttgttcacaaatatagtccctagtgttgacagtgggttacttgccattaatttttataccccttccaaatttatttctccatgtttaatgcctcatattgcagtagggggtgaaattacactgtaaaaaaaattttggtccagaattttaaaggaaagcagTGATttggttaaaaattagcacttcggaagctgtcgaAAGATTTCAAGACggcctaaacataaaattgtccatattttgagttagagccgatgaggttttctataatttttactataatttgtcccaaaagtagtactacacactgtaaaagtttctttgagaaagcgcaggagggatttttttaattttcatttatgttctaaaagaaatgcacttcgaaaataattgtggtctcggacctataGTAACAAACAGTATTCGAGCAAAAGCTAGAATAGGAACTAGGATGATTTTTCCTGTATGTTTATCCTGGGGAAGTTTTACTTATTTTTGTCACTTTTTATAAATGCTGACTAATCGTTTATGGCGAGTTCCATTTTCAATGCATTGGACCGACAGCCgtacaaatatataataaacaaacagAAATTGTAGTTTCTATATATTCCccacaaaaaaaatgtttcaggATGGGTATAATGAAAAGGCTAATTgttaatagttataaaaggtactaGGCTCATATGTGATacaacagacgcgcgtttcgtctacataaagctcatcagtgacgctcagatagtTCAGAAAGCCAAACAGGTATAAAGTTTGAGATtactgaggaccaaaatttcaaaactttgtgCTAAATTCGACTAAGGTAATCTAGGCATGGGAtagaaaatcctaagtatttcgaaCCATTTATACTTtcgtaaacagttaatttataaaaatggtcaTGGTTAGTTACAAATACTGCTCTGTGTCTCTGTCTATAATTAATGTGATGGAACATGGTTACAAAAAAACAGCCGATCTTAACAACATTGATGGCTACTCGTTGCTTCGGTAAAAAATGTTGGCACtagtttaaaagttttgttataCAGTTTCCAAAAAGCATACACGAAAAAAATTATAAGCACCAAAATATATAAGAATAGTTTCTTGTATCAAACATTATCTTGGTTTTTGGGAGGTCAGTATATT
This region of Mytilus edulis unplaced genomic scaffold, xbMytEdul2.2 SCAFFOLD_467, whole genome shotgun sequence genomic DNA includes:
- the LOC139509482 gene encoding complement C1q subcomponent subunit B-like, whose amino-acid sequence is NAVVKDLLTMLVKYKGSDFINTRNWRYITAITASLSSIKTINAKEILKFDKVWTNNGNHYDPNTGIFQAPREGLYHNIYYSSVSKRKNSLCSYMAERDQDSWNVS